Part of the Vigna angularis cultivar LongXiaoDou No.4 chromosome 1, ASM1680809v1, whole genome shotgun sequence genome, TCAGCAAGAGCATTTAGCTAGTTGTCTTCCACAAGTTTTTGGAATATTAATTGAAACTTTCAAATGGCTTACCAAAAACATTGTCTTGACACTTTTACTTCCTTATCTATTTGAGAGTTTGACTAATTATCGTTTGGTATAGTATAGCTTATGTGTTTAGCAAGACTCGCATTGACGCTTTAACTTTGGGAATCGTTTAGTGTTGTGTCTGGTTTTATGCCTAAGTGCTTTTCTAAGACTTTTCTAGGTTACTAgattttcaaagtatttaacttatCACCTATGTTTCAGCTATTCTGATATTCTAGTGATAACCTATTCAAATGCTCGTTTTGTTTAATATtcttttgttaaacttcaaaacatataaGAATGTTTAGacattttagttttatagatgattttgtcttaacatcGATTAGTATCAGCCTTTTGGCTTCTTCTCAACCTCTCCTGTATGGTCTCAATTAGTATAGCCTCATTTGGCTCCATCATCTCAGCCTGATTTATGTTTAACAATACCAATTGTTTGGTCTTACCTGTTTTGCCTCAGCGTAGCGTGATTCGAATCCTTAGCCTCATATAGCTTCATCGTGAATGACCAATCAGTCTCTCTCGCACGGACTCAATCAACCTCTATCTTGGCCTCTTTCGACTTCGTCATACCATCCTCATTTTGGCTTCATTAGCTTGATCGATCAACATCATCAACATCTTAGTCTAATTTGGCCTTAACATCTACCAGCCTCGTTCAGGCCTCAACATGTTGGCCTTGTTTGGCTTCAAGATTTCTCGATGTAGTTTAGGTCTCAAGCCTAGCCTTGTTAGGCCTCTAGCTCGACCTTCTTAGGCATCAATAACTATCAGCCTTGTTCGTCCTTGTCATCTACTTGAACTTGTTATGCCTCAACATCTCGACCTTGGTTAGACCTCAACATTTGTCGGCTTCGTTCAGGCCTCAATAGCTCCTACTCTTTCAGGACTTTAGCACGCCCTTTTCAGGCCTCAATAGCTCACCCTGACCAAACCTAAACAACCCAGCCTTTCTAGGCCTCGTTCAGACCTCTAGCTAAGCATCGTTCAAGCCTCACAATCTCGACCCTTGATTGACTTGTTTTAACGAGCACTTCATCTATTAAGTAAAGGTTTCCACTTTTAAACTTCTACTTCACTATTTTGTAGTTCTATTTGGATAATTTGCAGGCAAGTAAGTTCCCTATTGCCTACTTAAGTGGTGTTGGTCGAAGTAATCAATGTACAACAAAGTGCACGAAGTTCAAACTAAGGAACCCCTCTTGATCGGATTATAACGTTCGACATACTTAAGCGCCAAGTACCGAACAACCCAAATCCCAACCCCTTTGCAAATTATTCAATGCTCGAGCTTGGGCCCTGTGTACCGTATGTCCGTTTAGTTGAGTTCCTCCAATCGAGCTCCTAGGGTCGAGCTCTCCAGGTCGATCTCCTACAAGGCGAGCTCTTTAGACGACCTCTTATAGGTCAAGCTCTCTAGGCCGACTTTCTCCAACTGAGTTTCAAGGCCAACCTCTCCAACACTAAGCTCAAACCCCTCTAAGCGAGCTCCAAGGTTGAGCCTCTCCCGGTTTGGACCGACCGGTTATAGCATGAATGATCGATCACAACATGGTTGATCGGTCACAACATGGTCAAACAAAGTAGCATGACCAACTGGTCACaacatgataaaattaatattggtAATGATAAATCAACGTCTTAATGTAGATTAAGATATAATTAGATCGTAAATAAACCAACAAAATGGTAAAAACTTATTAcaactattatatataaaagtttcatGTATGACtttaacataatatatacataatatgCATTAACCAAAGATCAtctactaactttaatattGAAATACCTTCATAATATTTGAATAGATTTTAAACAATGTTGAAAATCGAACAATTAACGACCTAAAAACTATCCTATCTACAACACAATCTGCATAGTCTACGACAACTAGTCCAAACTCCAAAACGATAAATAATCTGAaaagacaataaataaaaaagaaaggagaaatcATGTTACAAAATGTTGTAAATGTTTTCTtgaaattaattagaaatagTTTGGTAACAGTATACAGTATCCTTGATGAAAAGTAATAAATGTTGTCATGAAAGTATAAATAGTATGGCACATTATTAGTAATAATACTTTACAATATAATTGATggtagagaaaaaaaagtaataaatactCTCTTTAAAGTAGAAATAGTTTAGAATAACATTAGTAATTACTTATACTAGAGACCATCGATAGTggaaaaatagttataaatgctttcttgaaaatataaatagttttaaataagaTTACTATTTATTAATGCTTTCTTGAATGTAGAAATAGTTAGGAATAACATCAATAGTTATATACATGTACCTTTAAAAGTAGAATAAATACTCATTCgacaatattatttaatatataaaacaatagtTTCTATAATTTACTTGTTATGAAAATGTTccacttaatttttaattttaagattaaataaaagtgtcttgcaaaattaaaattgttaaaagtatatttttttccaCATTGTAAAACAAATTAACGCGATTTCGAAATTGTTTAAATTGTAATCAAtcacttatttaaatatttgtcttAAACGTATTTTGTTTCGTTAattcactattttattttcaatatattaataaaacattaaattaacaaactaaaaaaatattttaacggattaatttgtcattttttaaataaaaagcgtttttctttttttgttttaacttatctttattatataatgtgATCcatcaatgatttttttttactttaagaaaaaaacctgctgaaattcaattttacagtaatatttaaaaaaatgcacGCATTCAATTATCTTCcactttgttttttcttaaaatctaattaatatCTTATTCTTCTGTTATAATATtgtaaattgaattatttaatgaatttttaatcaattttaaatattttttatctgtataatgatatttttcatCCAAATAGCATATTTGAATCTAAAATCTACTTGTGtcaaatattaacataatagtATAGTTTCTTTTTTAGGTTAGAATTTGGTTATCGGAAATTGAATTATgaattgtgttattttttacaactatttgtttgaaaatctcctttttattttttaaataaaataaataaattcagttcaaaatttaaaattgaattctaacttatgtttcaatatttttcttttaaattattgttcaaaatttggtttctccaaattttaatatgaaaagaaaTGTGCATAAATATTTCATACTAGGTAATTCTATTGTCCATATATCAGATAAACATATCCAGTACAAAAGatcaataaaattatgaaaatatttttacaacCACAAAAAAGAAGATTATGTTTACCTTtgcatgaaaatatttttacaacCACAAAAAGAAGATTAAGGTGtagtaatatataaatgttgaaTGAAGCTATTACAGAGTGTAGGCCCCAAAAGAGACCAATTTCTGCATCTCATCGCACAAAATGGGAATAATGTACCCAGATAGGGACGAATCCTAAAAGATTATCACAGAGAACCATCATCAACATAATAATGTTCTATCATATATGTATAgtatatcatatatcatatatatttcatctaATATCTTGTATCTATAAGccaccttatatatatatatatttgatataagtAACATGTCTGGTTTAACTGCATTGATATTCAGAAAGATCGCCCACTGTCTCAGGGTCACCTTCCCTTAAGCAATTGATTGGAGGTATAGTCAAGGTCTCCTGTGTCCCATAAGCATTCCAGCAAAAGGGGTCATCAAGCAATGCTCCTTCGAATGGCAAAAGCTCAACCTCAGACAGAGTGATGTTTGTGCAAGCAACACTGTCACTGCAAGCAAAGTGAATAGGAGCTGTTCTCACATCATAGGTGCCCTTTATGTTGCTGTACGACACATCATTCACGTGCACAGCTGAACTCTGGTTTAGGCATTCCTTTGACAAACAGTAGTATTGATCGATGATGATGCAGTTCCCAACGTTTTCCATTTGGATGCTATCAAATCTCAGACCTGTCACTGATCCCATTCCCCCTTGCCATGTCTTGATTCTTAGTCCGTTGTCTGATTCTCTTATGATGCTGTCACGGACTGTCAGGTTTGACACACATGCCTGAGAGTTGTGCACTCCAAGACTTCCAATGCTGCACAAACAAATTACCATCGCACAAAAGTTATGCCATACTCCTTCCAAAACTATGCTTGTCTTAATCATGTACTTTTGTTTCAAAATTgctgatgtttatcaaattcaaCATAACATTTCCAATGTTTTTTTCAAGTGGTGGTTCTGCATTGTACCTAATCCCGTGGCTAGGACCACAAGTTAAACCTGCTATATCCACGTTTGAGGAACCGGGTCCAACTGAAATGCAATCGTCACCTGTTGAAACCATGTGATTATGTTATGGCATAAGTAAAAAACAGTGAAATGTTGAACCAATATATCAAACGGGGTGAGTGAACATTGCAATATAGTCAATACCATTGCTTATCATGGAGTTGTAAATCCCCACATCTTTGGAGTTTTCTACATGGATTCCATCGGTGTTGGGGCTCAGTTTTGGTGAAGAAATGTAGAGCTTATCAATCAGCACTCCTTGGCAACCATCAAACTTCATGTGAAACTGAGGACTGTTTTGGATTTTAAGCCCATTCACCTTCAAATTGGAGCTCATGAAGAATCGTATCATCTACAAACAAAAGAAGGGTAAGTCCAAATTTATAGATACCTTAACAGTTAGTAAATGGACGAGCTTGGTTGAGTTTACTTACAGCTGGACTACCACATGGTCCTGACAAAGTTTTTCCATTGGGACCCTGAAAGTGCCATTTTTTAAGCATTTAGTATATGTTTCCGTTCAACTTTAAATAACCACACCAACACAAATTGAGGGAAGAATGCACACATTGATTGTGTTTGTGACAAGACAAAATGTTTACCCTGTGAGGTTTGCAAGGGAGATCCCACCATTTGTCTCCATTCCCTTCTATTGTTCCAGTACCATTTAGAGTCATTTGGTCAAGTCGGTAAAATACAAGCCATTGGTTTCTACTATCTTTTTCTGGCCATGAATTTGGTCCATCTGGTGCCATCAGTGTTCCATCCACCTGGTTATTTGTCTAACTTTTTAGCAAACTGAAATACTTTCATTATCATACATAGGCAGTTAAAGTTAAATGATCTTAACCTTGTGTACAAGGTTGAATGAAGGGCTAATATTAACTTCTCTCATGTCTCACACATGAAACAAAAATACTATGTGAAGTGAGCATTTAAGAAGCATTCTTACTTGGAATACCAATCCTGGCTTGCATGGACCTGAAAAAATAGTGGAAGTGATCTTAAAGATGTAGTCTTCTGGAGCAAGAAGAATTCCAGACTCCACAGCACATGCTGCTTTCCATGCTGCCCTGAATGCAGGTGTGTCATCAGCACAACCATCTCCAACTGCCCCAAAGGATCTCACATCAAAAACACAGTCAGAAGAGGAGGTTTGGTTATCATTTGGATAAGGGTCAGAAGGAACGGTGGGAGAATCAGCAGGGGGTGGAACTGAAGGGTTTGGGTTCTCTGGCTCAGTGGAAGAATCAGAAGGAGCAGTAGGAACAGAAGAAACTCTCCTCTGCTTGCTGTGATGGTGGTATCTTCCCTCCACATTTCCAAAATTATGGTTCAAAAGGGTCACAATGATCCATAGAGTAGAACATACACGAACTGTGAGATCCATGAGGGGTTCTAGTTTGTGAATATTTTCACTCTGTGAATGTGTGTGCCAATGTGGGAAGGACCACAAAATGATGCTAAGTTGTTTCTGTAAATAGACCAAAACTTCTAATTCAGAATTTGTAGTTCTTGAGATAAATGGATGAGAATGAAATAGAAGAATGGAAAACGTTTAATGCATATCCAGAGGAAGCTTAGCAAAGAGCACTCATATTTATATTGGAAAACTTGTATGATATGGAACACAAGGAATGCTCAAACCATAAGGATGCCACGTGTAGAATTCATGTTGGTTGAAAAGGCCAGAGTGTCAAAGAAACTTTAAAAGGTACTTTTAGAGGTAAGCATTCTGTTTAAAGCTCTActacattcaaattcaaaaagtttatttgtttgataaagTTAGGGAAAACAATTTACATGCTTCTTTTTCATGTTCTTCCtcaattgaaattgaattttatctCAATATTTAACCTTCATTTTAAGCTTAAAAGTTGTTTTGGGAGCTAGATTGAGAGGGAAAGAAATGAGGAtaccttttatttatatattaagataattaaatattatttcacaAAGATTTTCCATTTCCTACTTTTACCAATCCGTTATGTTCTTCCTTTGTGGATGAAAAAGTTCATCTTTTCTGGTACCCCATGCCACGTCCTTTTCACTTACATTACTCAATCTTATACATTGAACAATTTTCAGTTACTAGGCTATTGTGAAgcaaattttcttttactttaagCCATATCCAATAGAAGAATCTATTTTGAATTcttaacatatattttcttggtttatttgtgttatatatatataactgatGATTCTTATATATGATGCCATGTATAATTAGTCTATAACAGAATAATAtaggaacaaaaagaaaaatagttctTTTGTAATAAAGAGACAACAAGTATATTAATTTGACCTTTGAAAGACGGTGAATTTTTTAGTTGAAAAGAATAAACAAGCCATGTGTGTGTATTTTccaagaaaatatgaaaaaccaTTCTAAACACTGTTGTCTTCAATCTACATATCCTGTCATATGTAACATGTTTTTCTGTATGTTTTCCCTGAGAAGAGGCCAAATCAGTGCTTGCATTGCATAGCTTCTGATTCTGAAAACCCTATAAGACATTGCACGTTTGTTCTGGCTAAAAGTTAATAAAACCAGATCTGTAAATTAAGCACACACTGTCAGATTGTAAGCAGTTCAAAATAACAAACCATCATGAAGAAATAATACAACAAAACTTTCATGGTGTCGCACAAATCCTCCAGTCTAATTTCAATTATGCTTCATATCTTCAACTAATGCGCCTGTTTGACTGATAACAATAATAAGAATGTTTTAAATCTTACAAAATTTAACTCTAAGATAAGGTTTCCTTCACATATATGTTatcaattcattttatttttaaatctttcttTTCCATCTTATCTCTTTTAATATCCAAACATGAGAATTCATTATGATTTAATCTTTCACCACAAAACAATAATCATCTAAAACATACTTTCCAATTAAGAAATGACAGGGAAATTTTTGAAATGGTAAGGCAATTGAAACATCACGCACGTCACGATGAATTAATTATCCTATGGAAGTCTCGTTCACATTGTTATACTAAATAATATTTGCTTGTTCTGTTATGGCATGACCAACTTGCAGTCACAAAAGAACACGTAGAAGCCTATGAGAGAAGgataattcattaatattttggcacagaaaagaatttaaaataagcATCAAATTGGGTGAATATGGTATTGATGTAAAAGCAATCCATCCCGTGActctttgttgttgtttagcTCCTTGTGGCCAAGAAATTGTAGGCAGCATATATTAGGTGGGTGACCATCGATTTAACTTAACCCATTCACGGGTGACACAATTCATGTTTGATTAAATGtcaccaaaagaaaaagaaaagaaaaagaaaaagagaaaagagaaaaagaaaaagaaaaagaaaaagaaaagaatgataCAAAGTAGTGGCATGTAATACACAGTCCTAATATCAAGGTTTAAAGGTTAAAAATTGCAACTATGCATTAGTCTCATTTGTAGTATGTAATATTTTTACTGCAATAAGATTCCATAACCCTTTTAGAAACCATACGATCACTCAATTTTATACATGGTTCTATCTATCAACATGACCACTCAAGGAAACATATTAACAAACAGTGAAAGAGCAATGGACTTTGTGACTTCACCTGAATATAAGTGTTTGTTTGCTCTGAACTTTCTTGGTTGAGGAAGTTTTTCCTGTAAGCATACAAAGGCAATGGTGCATGTAAACAAATTGTGATGATGCAAAAAGACTGAGTTAGCTAAGTTAAAGTTGAGTGTGAAGAGGGTTTTATAGATGGTAAGATTTTGACAGATAGTGAAATAGTTGAGCGTGCATGCATTGCTTCCAAGTTTGTCATAATCTGTCACGTGTGCAGTCTCACGGGTGAGATAAAGAGAAAAGGGAGATtccaaaatcaaatataaacacaaaaatTATGAGCTTAACAGAACAAAAGTTTGTGATCAAAGAGATTCTGCAACATAAAGGTGAACACTTTTTTGTGTGCCCTGACAGATACATTGGCAGTTGCCAGTTTGTGGCTCTAGATTAGACACGTGGCGTGCTCATACTCGTAGCTACTGGTTCTGTGCCTGCTTCATCACAGATAGGAACAATAAGACTAACGAATGGAACCCAATGTTATATAcaaagaaaaggaataaaaaactaaacgtaagaagaagaagatatagACAAGTTGAAGTCTTTACTAAAATATTAGTCCGGGCTTGTTTTTGAggaataagagaaaaaaagttgtaataaaataaaggttaatttttttttctaatgaaatattttatttagttcaatttagtcttttaattttaaaaaatatttaattagatcattttcactatattaaattaaatttgttaaaatttatacatcaaatcatctaaaattaattttaatacttatacattttaaataaaatatttgatatataaattttaaagaaaatttaatgaaaatatgatctaattagattatttaaaaaaaaattaaaagactaattgaatcaaataaaacttaaagatttaattaatttttttataaaaatttgaggaacaaaatagaattttattataaaataaataaagtgtgTAACAaggaaattataattaataagaatgacaaatataaattatatatatatatatatatatatataattaacaatatttaaaacttatacatatctatatttatttatatttcttcacATAAAGTATATTTGAACatatattttcaagaaaaaatttaaaaatatataataaaaataaaattaacttctcgttaacttaaaattaatttatgcatagtttaaaaataagaatttgaagaaattatataattcttaattattattttattcctcTTGAAAACTCCTATTATGTGTAAGAatattgtaggtttttaatatGTGTTGTATTATGTAAGAATAtggaaaatcatgtttttgaaattgataatggGTTTAAATTTGTGATACtaggttattttaatattaaaagttaaaagtataaataaagtttGTAATGATTgtgtttcattatttaaaaacacattatttttaaaaaacttttttttggaGCTCTCTCTTTCCTAGATTTTCTCACCgtcaatttatttgtttgaagatATTGAaaacacacaatttttttaaaaatcttttttttagaGATTTCTTCCTTGTCTTTGGTTTTTCTCACCATTAGTTCATATGTTTGAAGATCGAAGACTACTAGGATGATCCTTATGGTGAACTTTTCACTTATGTCTAATCAGTTTATTCTATAAAGTAAGTTAGTTTTCTATCACTTTTCttggttttctgtttttcatttgcatgtgACCCTTGGTGGCTCGCAtgtagattttgaattttcttttctagtaTCTGTTGATTAGTGGTTCTAATGGTGTGTTCTGATTGTGTTTATGTTGTTCATAGGGGTATTTTGGTCTGTCTTTTAGGTTAGGAAAGCTAATTGCATTCTTATTAACTGATAGACacattttaattgataattgtATGCTTGTATGATATTTGGTTTGTGTGATTAATCTATTTGATGAAATATGATATATGGAGTTAAGTAGGATTTAATTTGGCTTATATTGATTGTATTTTGAAATTGGGAATTTTATTCAAATGGTATTGAAATTGAGATGAATTGAGTCATTTAGTATGTACAATTTGATAATTGGTGTGTGTTTTGACATATGTGATTGTTGTTGGACTGCTTTTATAGGTTGGAATgacataaaattacaaaattatgtaGACTCACTAGACAAGAATATACTCATTGACCGAAGTTAAAGTTAGAGAGCTAATGACTTGGTGGTCACTTGACGAGAATATAATCACTAGGAAAAATCAAAGTCAAAAACCTCACTGACTTGACAGTCGTTGGGTGAGAGTATACTCGCTGGTCGAAGTCGAAGTTAGAGAGCTACTGACTTGGTGGTCATTAGGCGAGAATAATCTTGCTGGGTGAAACCAAACTTAAAGAGCTCACTAACTTGACAATGGTTAGGTGAGACAAGTATGGCTGACTAGCTTTGGGAGAATTTAAGTCTGAGTTCTAGTGATAATCTCGTTGGGCAAACTATCTGATTGTTGGGCGAGTGTACTTTTATGAACTACTGGCTAACActatctttttatgttttcttttggtaTATTTAATGTGTGACTTTGTAAATGTTAAAATGATGGTTGGATTATGATGTTCATTTGAGAATGATTGACACTAATCCAAGGAGGATTAGTTGTGATATCTTTAGTGTATATAAATTTAGTATTGAGAGTTATCATGTCACTATAATAACCATctaatctcaagtagagaagagtGGAGTATTGATGAGAGGTGCATGAGGTCCTACTCTAGGGGCTTTACCTTAACCAAAGATAGGTGATGGACTAACTTTGTGTGTAGTAGCTTGGATGGGCAAGTTATTTCACCACCACAAGTTCATAACTCACTAGAGTTtaatatcaatacatgtatccgAATAAATGAATCTTGTATGAGTCTTCATGTgtgatatgtttattttattgaatgaatGGTATGTGATGATAACTCTATGtctattttataaatacttctttttttcacattagcttatcattttcctttttgttgttttgccTATATTTTATCTTGTTTGCAATTATCACGTAAATGGTGTAAATGGTGTAAGCAGATGATGATGTAGTAATTGATATAGTGAGGTGATGGTAATGTTACAGTGTAGTTCATACGATGATTTtgttatgtataatttttttaaaaaaattttttattgtactatctattaatataatattttcttagttgTATTAAACCTTTATAAGTATTTTGATATTATAGTTATACTTAGGACAACTATAATAGCATTATATATTTGTGAATTATGTTGATTATGTGATGTTTCTTTTTAGTAATGGTATACCATTCATTTGGAATGTTACATATTGATGGTAAAATTATTAATTCACAGATgacacaaaaaacaaaacagacTTAGTGAGATAAGCACGACTAAGACATTTAAATAATTGGTTG contains:
- the LOC108319085 gene encoding polygalacturonase At1g48100, translating into MDLTVRVCSTLWIIVTLLNHNFGNVEGRYHHHSKQRRVSSVPTAPSDSSTEPENPNPSVPPPADSPTVPSDPYPNDNQTSSSDCVFDVRSFGAVGDGCADDTPAFRAAWKAACAVESGILLAPEDYIFKITSTIFSGPCKPGLVFQVDGTLMAPDGPNSWPEKDSRNQWLVFYRLDQMTLNGTGTIEGNGDKWWDLPCKPHRGPNGKTLSGPCGSPAMIRFFMSSNLKVNGLKIQNSPQFHMKFDGCQGVLIDKLYISSPKLSPNTDGIHVENSKDVGIYNSMISNGDDCISVGPGSSNVDIAGLTCGPSHGISIGSLGVHNSQACVSNLTVRDSIIRESDNGLRIKTWQGGMGSVTGLRFDSIQMENVGNCIIIDQYYCLSKECLNQSSAVHVNDVSYSNIKGTYDVRTAPIHFACSDSVACTNITLSEVELLPFEGALLDDPFCWNAYGTQETLTIPPINCLREGDPETVGDLSEYQCS